The following coding sequences are from one Thermoanaerobaculia bacterium window:
- a CDS encoding efflux RND transporter periplasmic adaptor subunit gives MSSKFEPSSPAETAYEEPPVITAPPARRKLSRGWKIAIGVAVVVLALVALGKMQAAKAKIPRVTVAKVERQDIVSKVTANGKVQAEKKVDLSALVMGQIVNLAVREGDHVAKGDFLLQIDKNQAAAGEAGSAAALAASFSDRDSAKATMEQARRDYERARKNYQEKILAEADFQKAKSTLDTATANYQAAQNRIDQSKANLNASRDTLSKTTVRAPLSGVVTALPIKEGEVTVIGTMNNAGTQLMTVSDMSTVEAVMMVDETDVPNVKVGQKALVNIDAYPNHPFDGIVTEVGSSPILPNDPDLQGLTTTSDAINFKVRIKVLQPPDTIRPGFSVTSDIITGTKPSVLTIPLAAVVVRDSPKAEKTATGKVKTEEGVYVIDKGKVKFVPIQTGLSGELSVEVKTGLDAGRQIITGPFKALRTIKDGDKVMIEKAKKGTGPGSASASS, from the coding sequence ATGTCGTCGAAATTCGAGCCGTCGTCTCCCGCCGAGACCGCCTACGAGGAACCGCCGGTCATCACCGCGCCCCCCGCGCGCCGGAAGCTCTCCCGCGGGTGGAAGATCGCCATCGGCGTCGCCGTCGTCGTTCTCGCGCTCGTCGCGCTCGGCAAAATGCAGGCGGCGAAGGCCAAGATCCCGCGGGTGACCGTCGCCAAGGTCGAGAGGCAGGACATCGTCTCCAAGGTGACCGCCAACGGAAAGGTCCAGGCGGAGAAGAAGGTGGATCTCTCGGCGCTCGTCATGGGGCAGATCGTCAATCTCGCGGTGCGCGAAGGCGACCACGTGGCCAAGGGGGATTTCCTGCTCCAGATCGACAAGAACCAGGCGGCCGCCGGCGAAGCGGGGTCGGCCGCGGCGCTGGCCGCGAGCTTCTCCGACCGCGACTCCGCGAAGGCGACGATGGAGCAGGCGCGGCGCGACTACGAGCGCGCCCGAAAGAACTACCAGGAAAAGATCCTCGCCGAAGCGGATTTCCAGAAGGCGAAGTCGACCCTCGACACCGCGACCGCGAACTATCAGGCCGCCCAGAACCGCATCGACCAGAGCAAGGCGAACCTGAACGCCTCCCGCGACACCCTGTCGAAGACGACCGTCCGCGCCCCGCTCTCCGGCGTCGTGACCGCGCTTCCGATCAAGGAGGGGGAAGTCACCGTGATCGGCACGATGAACAACGCCGGCACGCAGCTGATGACGGTCTCCGACATGTCGACCGTCGAGGCGGTGATGATGGTGGACGAGACCGACGTCCCGAACGTGAAGGTCGGCCAGAAGGCGCTCGTCAACATCGACGCCTATCCGAACCATCCGTTCGACGGCATCGTCACCGAGGTCGGCAGCTCGCCGATCCTCCCGAACGATCCCGACCTCCAGGGGCTCACGACCACGTCCGATGCGATCAACTTCAAGGTCCGCATCAAGGTCCTCCAGCCGCCGGACACGATCCGCCCCGGCTTTTCGGTGACCTCCGACATCATCACGGGGACGAAGCCCTCGGTGCTCACGATCCCGCTCGCCGCCGTCGTCGTGCGGGATTCTCCGAAGGCGGAGAAGACGGCAACCGGAAAGGTCAAGACGGAAGAGGGCGTGTACGTGATCGACAAGGGGAAGGTGAAGTTCGTCCCGATCCAGACCGGGCTTTCCGGCGAGCTCTCCGTCGAGGTGAAGACCGGCCTCGACGCCGGCCGGCAGATCATCACGGGGCCGTTCAAGGCGCTCCGGACGATCAAGGACGGCGACAAGGTGATGATCGAGAAGGCGAAGAAGGGGACCGGACCGGGGAGCGCGTCCGCGTCGAGCTGA